The following proteins come from a genomic window of Rattus norvegicus strain BN/NHsdMcwi chromosome 8, GRCr8, whole genome shotgun sequence:
- the Or8b4 gene encoding olfactory receptor Olr1202: MAPRNSSSVIEFILVGFSDQPALQLPLFFFFLGIYMLTVVGNLGLITLIGLNSGLHTPMYFFLFNLSFIDFCYSCVFTPKMLTDFVSENIISYVGCMTQLFFFCFFVNSECYVLVSMAYDRYVAICNPLLYTVTMSPQVCALLMFGSYVIGFAGAMAHTGSMLTLTFCESNRIHHYLCEVLPLLQLSCTSTYANELVFFIVVGLVITASSVSIFISYALIISNILKIPSAEGRSKAFGTCGSHVVAVALFFGSGAFTYLTTSFPGSMKEGRFASVFYTNVVPMLNPLIYSLRNKDVKLALNKTLQRVLF, translated from the coding sequence ATGGCTCCAAGAAATAGCTCCTCTGTGATTGAATTTATCCTTGTGGGATTTTCAGACCAACCAGCTCTCCAGctgcctctcttcttcttcttcttaggCATCTATATGCTCACTGTCGTAGGCAATTTGGGACTGATCACCTTAATTGGGTTGAATTCTGGTCTTCATACTCCAATGTACTTTTTCCTCTTCAACTTGTCCTTTATAGATTTTTGTTACTCCTGTGTGTTCACCCCCAAAATGTTGACTGATTTTGTCTCAGAAAATATTATCTCTTACGTGGGATGCATGACTCaactgtttttcttctgtttctttgtcaattctgAGTGCTATGTGCTGGTTTCAatggcctatgatcgctatgtggccatctgcaaccCTCTGCTCTACACGGTCACCATGTCTCCTCAGGTCTGCGCTCTGCTGATGTTTGGTTCATATGTGATAGGATTTGCTGGAGCCATGGCACACACTGGAAGCATGCTGACACTTACTTTCTGTGAGTCCAACAGGATCCACCACTATCTCTGTGAAGTTCTCCCCCTCCTGCAGCTCTCCTGCACCAGCACCTATGCCAACGAgcttgtgttttttattgttgttgggcTGGTCATCACAGCATCCAGTGTCAGCATCTTTATCTCTTATGCGTTGATAATCTCCAACATTCTTAAGATTCCTTCCGCGGAGGGCAGATCCAAAGCCTTTGGCACATGTGGTTCCCATGTAGTTGCAGTTGCTCTGTTTTTTGGGTCAGGGGCGTTCACCTATTTAACCACGTCTTTCCCTGGGTCAATGAAAGAGGGAAGGTTTGCTTCAGTATTTTATACCAATGTGGTTCCCATGCTTAACCCACTGATCTATAGTTTGAGAAATAAAGATGTCAAACTTGCCCTTAATAAAACCTTGCAGAGAGTGCTCTTCTGA
- the Or8b8 gene encoding olfactory receptor Olr1201, which produces MATENASVPEFILAGLTDQPGLRMPLFFLFLGFYMVTVMGNLGLITLIGLNSHLHTPMYFFLFNLSLIDFCYSTVITPKMLVSFVSKKNIISYPGCMTQLFFFLFFVVSESFILSAMAYDRYVAICNPLMYTVTMSPQVCLLLLLGVYVMGFAGAMAHTAFMVRLTFCADKLVNHYMCDILPLLERSCTSTHVNELVVFIVVGIDIGEPTVTIFISYALILSSILRISSTEGRSKAFSTCSSHIIAVSLFFGSGAFMYLKPSSLLPMNQGKVSSLFYTIVVPMLNPLIYSLRNKDVKVALRKTLNKSSFS; this is translated from the coding sequence ATGGCCACCGAGAATGCCTCCGTGCCAGAGTTCATCCTCGCAGGCCTGACAGACCAGCCAGGACTCCGCATGcccctcttcttcctgtttctaGGTTTCTACATGGTCACCGTGATGGGGAACCTGGGCTTGATAACCCTGATAGGGCTGAACTCTCATCTGCACACCCCTATGTACTTTTTCCTCTTTAACTTGTCCCTCATTGATTTCTGCTACTCCACTGTTATCACCCCCAAAATGCTGGTGAGTTTTGTTTCAAAGAAAAACATCATCTCCTACCCTGGCTGCATGACTCagctcttcttctttcttttctttgttgtctcTGAGTCTTTCATCCTGTCAGCAATGGCATATGACAGGTATGTCGCCATCTGTAACCCCCTGATGTACACCGTGACCATGTCTCCCCAGGTGTGCTTACTCCTTTTGCTAGGTGTTTATGTGATGGGAtttgctggagccatggctcacaCAGCGTTCATGGTGAGACTGACCTTCTGTGCTGACAAGCTTGTCAATCACTACATGTGTGACATCCTCCCTCTTCTGGAACGCTCTTGCACCAGCACGCATGTAAATGAGTTGGTAGTCTTCATAGTTGTGGGCATTGATATAGGGGAACCCACAGTCACCATCTTTATTTCTTATGCcctcatcctctccagcatccttCGTATCAGCTCCACAGAGGGCAGGTCTAAAGCCTTCAGCACCTGCAGCTCCCACATAATtgcagtttctctcttttttgggtCAGGGGCATTCATGTATCTCAAACCTTCTTCCCTTTTGCCTATGAACCAGGGGAAAGTGTCTTCCTTGTTTTATACAATTGTGGTACCCATGCTGAACCCATtaatctatagcttaaggaataAGGATGTCAAAGTTGCTCTGAGAAAAACATTGAACAAAAGTTCATTTTCCTAA